The window GCACATCGATCTTGGGACCATAGAAAGCCCCTTCATCCGGAACTTCCACAAATGGGATACCTGATTCGATCAGCACACTGCGCACCATGGCTTCGGTTTCCAGCCACAGCTCCGGTTCATTGATATACTTCTGGCCCAACTTGGCAGGATCGTGCAGGCTGAGACGCATTACATATTTATCGATACCGAAGATCTTGAAATACTTCAGGTACATATCGTTCACCGCCCTGAACTCGTCTGCAAACTGTTCGCGGGTACAATAGATATGCGCATCGTTCATGTGGAGGCAGCGAACCCTCATCAGGCCAAACAATTCACCACTCTGCTCGTAACGGTAACAGGTACCGTATTCGGCAAGGCGGAATGGCAGGTCCTTGTAGCTCTTGGGTTCGGCCGCAAAGATCTTATGGTGGTGCGGACAGTTCATGGCCTTCAGGTAGTACTTCACCCCTTCCAGTTCCATGGGGGGATACATGCTATCCTGGTAATAAGGCAGGTGCCCACTGGTGAGGTACATGCTTTCCTTGGCAATATGAGGGGTTACCACGCGGTGGTAGCCGGCTTCCTCCTCGGTATCCTTGGCCAGTTTTTCCAGCTCTTCGATTACGATACCACCATTGGGCAGCCATAAGGGAAGGCCCGGACCTACGTCATCATCAAAAGTGAAAATCCCTAATTCCTTACCCAGTTTGCGGTGGTCGCGCTTCCTGGCCTCTTCCAGCATCTGGAGGTATTCATCCAGTTCCTTCTGGCTAGGGAAGGTAACCCCATACACCCTGGTGAGCATTTTATTCTTTTCATCCCCTTTCCAATAGGCACCGGCAATATTTGTCAGTTTGATGGCCTTGATAAATCCGGTATGGGGAATATGCGGTCCGCGACAGAGGTCTGTAAACCCGCCTTGCGTATAAAATGTAATAGCACCGTCCTCCAGGTTCTTCAGGAGGTCGAGTTTGTATTCATCGCCTTTCTCAAAGAAGTAGGAAACGGCCTCCACCTTGGGAACCTCCTTCCTGATAAAAGGATTGTTCTGCCTGGCCAGTTCTGCCATTTTCACCTCCAGCTGGCGAAGGTCTTCTTCCGTAATATGCTTATCGCCCAGGTCTATATCATAATAGAAACCATTGTCAACGGGAGGTCCCACCCAGAATTTTACACCGGGAAACATGGACTCAATGGCTTCTGCCATGAGGTGGGCGGAGGAATGCCAGAAGGTTGATTTACCATCCTTATCATCCCATGCCAATAATTTGAGTTGCGCGTCCTGGTAAATAGGTCTGGACAGATCCCAAACTTCCCCATTAACGGAGGCAGCCAAAATCCTCCTGGCCAGGCCCTCACTGATGGATTTAGCGATCTCCATCGCAGTAATGCCCGGTGCAAATTCCCTTACTGCGCCATCCGGAAAACTGATCTTGATCATCTTAATAGCTTGCTTTTATTCTAACCCGGTACAATGATTCTTCCCCGGGGGATGGCAAATTTAACGAACTATTGCCACAATTGGGTTGAGCGGGAGGAAATTGAGCAGGAGTTTTCTTTATTTTGACCCGGTAAATAGAATGCATGAGGTTTAGTCTGGTTATCTGTCTTTTGTTACCTGCCCTTATGGGGGCTGCCCAGGATCTTACGGGGATCTGGAGGGGGCATTTCCGTTCCCATAACCGGATGTTGCAAATGATGAATGTGGAGGACCGCTACAAATTTGAAGTGCAGGTTGACCAGCGTGGCAAGGAATTCAAAGGGGTGACCTATTCCTATAAAACAACGGAATTCTATGGCAAGGCCACTGCGAAAGGTACCGTAAATCCGAAAACCCAAAAGGTGTTGCTCGATGAGATCAAGATCGTGGAGGTAAGGATGAGCAGGGGAAGTGATGCCTGTATCATGACCTGTTTCCTGCAATACAGCAGGAATGGCAATGAGGAATTCCTGGAGGGGACCTATGTCAGCATGAACACTGCCGACTCAACAGATTGTGGCAGGGGCACGGTATTCCTGAGAAAGGTGGACCAGTCTGATTTCTACAAAGAGCCCTTCCTGGTGGCGAGGGAAAAGGAAAAGAAGAAAGCTCCTGTAGCAGCAGCCAAACCAAAAGCTCCGGTAACTACCAATCCTGTCCCTAAACCGGCTGACCCCAAACCAGCTACTGCCAAATCAGGTACCACCAAAAACACCAACCCGCCAACAGCTTCTGTTAATAAACCTAAACAACCGACCATTAGTGAACCCGCTCCGCCGCCATCGCCCAAGCCTGCCCCACAGGCCAAGTTGAACGATGCGGTAAAGTCGGAGATCAAAAAACCGGCCATCTCTGTCCCGCCACCTCCGGATATCCGTAACCGCCAGAATGAAGTAGTAAAGACCTTCTCTGTCAGCAGCAGGGAGATCACGGTAAGCCTTTATGACAATGGCACCATCGACAAGGATACCGTTTCTGTTTACCTGAATAATAAACTGGTCGTCTCAAAAAGGATGTTATCCCTTTCCCCCATTACCGTGCAATTAACCCTGGACGAAGAAAACGATTACCAGGAACTGGTAATGGTGGCTGAAAACCTTGGCGAGATCCCGCCCAATACCTCTTTGATGGTAGTGAAGGCCGGTGACAAGCAATACGAAGCCAGGATCACTTCCACTGAACAAAAGAATGCCGTGGTGGTGTTCAAATATGAAAAGCCCAGGTAATTGGGGCAGCTCCAACCATTCAACCTAATTTTTATCGGGTAATGGTCCGCATGATTTATCTTGAAGGATATTTCATTTCATGCGGACCATTCTCTTTTTAGTAGCAATCCTGACCGGCTCCATGGGCTTAGCGCAAGACCTATCCGGTATTTGGCGGGGCACCCTTACCCAGGAAGCCGGAGGCTGCTTTCCCGTGTATAACCTGGAGTTCCAGGTTGCCTTCACCAACAATTCAATGGAAGGAAGATCCTTTGATTTCTATGACCGGAATCGCTTTGTCAAGCACCATTTCAACGGCCGTTTCAATGCACAGACCGGAAGGCTGGTGATCATCGAAGACCGGGTAATGGAAGTGAATATCCCGGTTGATTGTGTGCCCTGCACCAAGACTTACGACCTTGTATATTCGAAACAAAACGGGCGGGAACAACTGACCGGAACCTGGAAGGGATACGAATCCGAAAGCCACAAGGCCTGTCCCCCGGGAAAGATAACCCTTTACCGGGAAGCCAATTCCGCCTTCCCCGTGGATATTGACCAACCAGAGGCGCTGGCCAAATTGCAACAGAACCTGAAGATCGAATCGAGGGAGAAGGAAGTGGTGACCACCATCCAACTGGACACCTCCAATATCAGGATCGACCTGTATGATAATGCGGAAATTGATAATGATACCGTGACCATCTTCCTGAACAATAAATTACTGTTGTATAAGCAACGGCTTACCGACAAGCCTTTGACGCTTACCCTGAAAGCCTTCCCGGACATGGATTATGAGCTAATGATGTATGCCGATAACCTGGGTTCCATCCCACCCAATACCGCATTGATGGTAGTCACGGCTGGCAGGAGAAGGCATGAACTGCGATTATCGGCCTCAGATAAAAAGAATGCGGTGGTCAGGTTCAGGTATTATCCCAAATAGATAACCCCTGATCTTTAATATCAACAATTCTACCCCATCGGGGCCTCCCGAAGGGGCTATGGTCTACCCACATCTATTTTAACCCCAGCGGGGTCTCCCGCAGGGGACCCCGATGTATAAAAGGCGAAATAGGTATGCATCCAACAGCTAAGCTCCTCTTCCAACTACCCGTTGGTCATAAGACACAACGGGGGCGACGGGGGTGTTAAATCTTTTCACTTCGTAGTGGTATTCTTCAAAAGTTCCCGATGAATTTTCTCCCTACTATTCATCAGGGTCCCCTGCGGGAGACCCTGATGAGGTGAAGAAAAAAAATCATTTTCAATCCATTCATAAACTTTATAATTCGAAAATAATCGGGAAATCGGGGTTGTTAGACTCCATCACCTTTTTAATTAACTCCTGCTTCTCCTCTTCAGATATTGTATTCTTTTCATAAGGCGGTTCCCATTGGTAAATTGAATCGACATACGCGTAAAATGCAGGGGCTAGAGTCAACTCCCCTGATATTTTTACTGTCCGATAATCATATTCCACTAAAATATAGGAACGAGTTCCTGTAATTTTCATGCACTATTCTTTCTGTTCAGTTGTTTCTGCAAGCATCTTTGTGTCAGCAGTTATTATCACTGTCACCCTTTCTACCTCATCGGGATATCTCGAAGAGGAACTCGATGCTCAATCAACAATATAGAGATTTCTTCGAGAAGTATCGCAATGGGAGAAAATTTTTAACCTCAGCGGGGTCTCCCGCAGGGGACCCCGATGTATACAAGGCGAAATAGGTATGCATCCAACAGCTAAGCTCATCTTCCAACTAACCGTTGGTCATAAGACACAATGGAGGTGACGGGAGTGTCAAATCTTTTCACTTCATAGTGGTATTCTTCAAAAGTTCTTGATGAATTTTCTTCCTACTATTCATCAGGGTCCCCTGCGGGAGACCCTGCTGAGGTATAAAAATCAATTATCCATTTCAAAGCTGGCGCTGGCTCAAGCGGGCATAGAATGAACCGCTTAATAATTGAAAGATCAGAATTTAAAATTCCAGGTAACAGAAGGAATGATCGGGAACAAGGATACCTGTTTGGCCGAAACCTTCAGGCTGCCGTCATAAGGACTTCCTTCCTGGTCATAGTAAATGAAATAAGGATTCAAGCGGCTGTACACATTGTAGATGCTGAACACCCAGCTGCTCTTCATGCGGCGCTCTTTCCTGGGAATGGGTGTATAGGTCGCGGAAAGGTCCATTCGGTGGTATGCTGGTAAACGGTACTGGTTGATTCGGCTATACTCCTGCGTTAGTACGCCCCCGATGATATAAAAGCGTTCCGGTAATGTAGTAGCATTCCCAGTACCATAAACAAATACACCGCCAAGCTTCCATTTCCGGTTCAATTCATAGGTGGCCACTACGGAAAGGTCATGTCTCCTGTCGTAACGTGCAGGATACTTCTCCCCTGCATTAAGGCCGGGAAACTTGCGCCAGGTCCAGCTCAGGGTATAACCGATCCAGCCGGTCAGCCTACCCCTGTTGCGCCTCACGAAGAACTCCGATCCATAACTCCAGCCGTCCCCAAATACAAATTCTTCTTCTGGGTCCTTTAAAGAGGGAGTGTATCCTTCCCTGTATTCGATCTGGTTTTCCATGGTCTTGTAATACAACTCTACAGAGGTCTCCCACTCGTTGTCCTTGAAATTCCGGAAATATCCCAAAGCGTACTGCCAGCTCAATTGAGGGCGCACCCTCAGGGTACTGGGCACCCATAGGTCGGTTGGCAGGGTGGAACCGGCATTGCTCACCAGGTGGATATACTGTAAATTCCTGGTTACGGAAGCCTTGATGGAACTCGCGTCATTCAAGGAGTAGCGTACTGTCAGCCTGGGCTCCAATCCTCCATAGGTCTTCACCTGCTCTGTGCCTCCATAGCTGGTGCTATCCAGCTTATTCCCATCGGCATCTGTTACAAAACTGGTATAGGGGCCAATTTGCGTGAAAGTGCTAAAACGCAGGCCGGCATTCACTTGCAGCTTATCGCTGACCTCCCAGTCATCCTGCACATAGATGCCCGATTCTGTTGCGAATTTCC is drawn from Flavihumibacter rivuli and contains these coding sequences:
- a CDS encoding Imm74 family immunity protein — protein: MKITGTRSYILVEYDYRTVKISGELTLAPAFYAYVDSIYQWEPPYEKNTISEEEKQELIKKVMESNNPDFPIIFEL
- the thrS gene encoding threonine--tRNA ligase, which translates into the protein MIKISFPDGAVREFAPGITAMEIAKSISEGLARRILAASVNGEVWDLSRPIYQDAQLKLLAWDDKDGKSTFWHSSAHLMAEAIESMFPGVKFWVGPPVDNGFYYDIDLGDKHITEEDLRQLEVKMAELARQNNPFIRKEVPKVEAVSYFFEKGDEYKLDLLKNLEDGAITFYTQGGFTDLCRGPHIPHTGFIKAIKLTNIAGAYWKGDEKNKMLTRVYGVTFPSQKELDEYLQMLEEARKRDHRKLGKELGIFTFDDDVGPGLPLWLPNGGIVIEELEKLAKDTEEEAGYHRVVTPHIAKESMYLTSGHLPYYQDSMYPPMELEGVKYYLKAMNCPHHHKIFAAEPKSYKDLPFRLAEYGTCYRYEQSGELFGLMRVRCLHMNDAHIYCTREQFADEFRAVNDMYLKYFKIFGIDKYVMRLSLHDPAKLGQKYINEPELWLETEAMVRSVLIESGIPFVEVPDEGAFYGPKIDVQIWSAIGREFTLATNQVDFAQGRRFKLEFTNQENKAETPLIIHRAPLGTHERFIGFLLEHYAGKFPTWLAPKQVKVLPISDKFMDYANEVKKQLKAAGVRVEVDDRNEKIGKKIRDTELQRVPYMLVVGEKEMNEGKVAVRRQGKGDAGVVAVTDFVAQITKEIADRSSGE